GCCATGTCTTCATCGCCGCACCACCGGAGCAGGCGACGCCCCAGACGACGCAGGTGTTCGGGAGCCCGGTGCCGCAGGCCGCACCCGCTCAGGCCGCGCCGCGTCCCGCCGCGCCCCAGGCGAACCCGGGTCTGGGCTCCACGCTGCTCTATGGCGCGAACAGGGGCGCCCAGCAACCGTCGGCCCAGACGACGCAGGTGTTCGGAGCGGTGCCCCAGGTGCCGCCCGTGGCGCCCGTGGCCAGCAAGCCGCCGCCCGTGGCCAACAAGCCCCAGCAGGCCGGGGGGCCACCCGTTGCCACGGGGACGCAGGTATTCGGAGCGGTGCCTCAACCGGCGGGGGCGCAGAGCCAGTCGTCCAGGCCGCCCTCCGCGTCGGGTACGCCGCCTTTCGGCTCCGCCGCGCCGCAGATGGCTCCTGTCGCCAGGCCCCAGGCCGGTGCCGCGCCCGCCACGTCGACGACGCAGGTCTTTGGAGCCGTGCCGCAGCAGGTGCCGTCCATGGGGCAGGCTCCGGCGGGGACTCCGTCGACCGCGTCCACGACCCAGGCGTTTGGCGGCGTTCCGGTTCCCGGCTCTCAGTCGGGCGGTGCGCGTGGGCCGCAGCCCGTTCCCGGTGCGGCTCCGGGGCCCGAGATGACCCAGCCCTTCGGCAGGCCCGGGCAGACGGCGGTGGGGCCCACCTCGCAGCCTCCGGGCCTGACACCGCGGACCGTGCAGGAGTCCTCCGCCCCCGTGCGGCCCGAGCCCGCCCCGGTGGTGGGCGTGTCGGCGTCGACGACGATCGAGCTCCCCGACGAGGTGCCGATCCCGAGGACTCCGATGCGGCCGATCGCGGAGTTGCTGGAGGAGGAGACGGGAGTTTCTCTCGAGTCGCTCGAGGAGCCGCCTCCATCGCGGGGCCTGCCGCCCACCGTGTCCCAGCCGCTCGAGCTGCCGCCGGAGTTGTCTTCGTTGCAGGGCGCGTCCGGCTCGACGCTGTCCAAGCCGCTCGAGCTGCCACCGGCACTGCTCGACGAGGCCGTGGAGAGCATCGAAGCGGGGGATCGCCGCAAGCGCCCCAGGTCGGGACGAGGGGGGAAGGGTCTGCTCATCGCGGCGGGCGTGCTGGTGCTCGCGCTGACGGCGTTCCTCACCTCGCCGGCCTGGCGCTCGAAGTCCAAGGCCGTGCCGCACGCGGCGCTGGTGGCCAGGGACGAGGCGGTGGCGATGCTGCGGCGGGACGACATGGCCTCCCAGCAAGAGGCATTCTCCCGGCTGAAGTCCCTGGCGGGAGCGCACCCCGACAGCATCGAGCTCCTGGCCGAGGAGGGAATCGCGCTCGCCACGTACGTGGACGATACGCGCGTGCTGGTGGCCACGCTCCAGGCGAAGATGGCGCGTCTGCAGGAGCAGATCCGCACCCTCACGGAGGCCCAGAGTCCGGCCGACTGGCAGAGCCGGGTCAACACGATGCGTGACGAGCTGGCCGCCACGCAGCGGGAGCTGACTCCGCTCGAGGAGCGCGGCACCCACCTGGCGAAGGAGGCCGCGCAGGTGTTGAAGCGGTTGTCGGGGGCTCCCGAGAAGAGCAAGGAGGAGGAGAAGGAGGTTGCGCTGTTGCGCCTCCGGGCCCGAGCCATGTTGAGTGGCGCCATGAGCGTGAACGAGACGCTCAACCTGGCCGTGCAGCTGGCCCAGACAGGGCAGCAGGATTGGAGCACGCTGGCGCTGGCCGTGTATGTGCTCAACAACCCCACCGCCTCGCCGAACCAGGTGTC
The sequence above is a segment of the Archangium lipolyticum genome. Coding sequences within it:
- a CDS encoding zinc-ribbon domain-containing protein, with amino-acid sequence MQIACPQCSMQYALDPRLLPPGGVPVQCTRCSHVFIAAPPEQATPQTTQVFGSPVPQAAPAQAAPRPAAPQANPGLGSTLLYGANRGAQQPSAQTTQVFGAVPQVPPVAPVASKPPPVANKPQQAGGPPVATGTQVFGAVPQPAGAQSQSSRPPSASGTPPFGSAAPQMAPVARPQAGAAPATSTTQVFGAVPQQVPSMGQAPAGTPSTASTTQAFGGVPVPGSQSGGARGPQPVPGAAPGPEMTQPFGRPGQTAVGPTSQPPGLTPRTVQESSAPVRPEPAPVVGVSASTTIELPDEVPIPRTPMRPIAELLEEETGVSLESLEEPPPSRGLPPTVSQPLELPPELSSLQGASGSTLSKPLELPPALLDEAVESIEAGDRRKRPRSGRGGKGLLIAAGVLVLALTAFLTSPAWRSKSKAVPHAALVARDEAVAMLRRDDMASQQEAFSRLKSLAGAHPDSIELLAEEGIALATYVDDTRVLVATLQAKMARLQEQIRTLTEAQSPADWQSRVNTMRDELAATQRELTPLEERGTHLAKEAAQVLKRLSGAPEKSKEEEKEVALLRLRARAMLSGAMSVNETLNLAVQLAQTGQQDWSTLALAVYVLNNPTASPNQVSETVAALEHMRESDKTFLRAYVLGARIALMRHQPAAALPLLDTVITLNPRHELAQKLHAHAQALVDKEHEPAPPTPAPEPAPESASTTPEAEAEASPSTPGAEASPTP